In a genomic window of Rhododendron vialii isolate Sample 1 chromosome 12a, ASM3025357v1:
- the LOC131311369 gene encoding uncharacterized protein LOC131311369 isoform X1, translating into MTGNEVGDRVHNFFAQDNLSEGQHHSQVVDGSWQVVGNNPWVGSNRHIGLPSSNSKNYPQQPADTERGHSGYSFPVSHGLNLTPSTQSQQPNSNGYMYGRQILQTRQNEANFLGVDTESDCNNITSRGLSTYSSLQRNGPEGYTTAIRSESSESPVSFDFFGSEQQMSGKPTGMLQSLPQQQFGYDEMQLMQQQVMMRKMHEFQRQQQIQQIEARQQNSINQIPFITKQASDSHSPAVINGTPISSIMDGSNYSRATEPSAGNTNWLQRGTPTIQGPSNGFKFSLEQGQALNLKGLVTQQVDQSLYGVPISNTRGTSHEYSHMPPDKSTIQQSAMYKNILPDNQYTGFPDQVSMQDGSLVYRQGFHGENMFGHGSGQGPSIGMNFENLQKVNSLQINAPSQEFHGKQELAGPSETLQERRVMQESSSQNVVALDPTEEKILFGDDNIWDAFGSNGNVEAGDFNMLNPAGSLNGFPSLQSGTWSALMQSAVAETSSNDIGLQEEWTGLSFQNTEVRVGNRQSLAFENNPKQERILADNNFDVASALSSGSVPLSNDVKANDRHRGAPGFHQPGQKLSYDHDERLQMDSTPRSIHQSAEERSKWLSHGPLRQPSSERNQIYGYATHSLDGQTTESTSGHWAPQQSVSFHNSGQTHDEPNFRGVGESDPTLKSHENENKVPRQLEEISHGGLIRKADSGPNSVFGFEHFKSSMGSPQVTRGDYNLNNMAEIPHSTNARASQDTDQLLPQSHHLNYHANSSIQRSESSGKPQRDLNKGPLVLSSIDSSDNNAVKMHESENYDRKGDSSDSHPTSLPQHTTTGGLPGGKQKSSGRKAPGPRKFQYHPMGNLDEDLAPSYGVKEATHSQVMSQQIPRASFNHNQGYFGQSNFFGQFPKASTKVEQGHSPDLEGKRRGSDEVPPRGTFPAFSPSTSAPLDRSGGLSAPNKATQSSQNMLELLHKVDHPQEHANSDGSVGHLWRNQSSTSQGFNLELAPPSQRLPVQNHALAPQGSNQADCSFSSNRTSPERRAKGHARQPSSSEVQPLPSSHGTSQQESKTNFIGFQGQNGNEASHYSTGGNGSSALTSGLPQSRSRLQNQQMMGSSGKLATNQTHGVSFDRDSFHFQQTDDGTTRTLTSQSMQASLPHAAGITPNDSTHSHERVSAPQISIGRAPPSSQPFIASGISQQKGFQKLVPNEWTNVSGQHHSFGVQTQKVPQSTLQSSQSNYNVVPTQLTQQDQEDQNAEVGGNYPYGDTDLAEKMNVSQGIESVVKNPSEAFPSNSTSTIRDIEAFGRSLKPNNLQHQSYSLLHQMQAMKSTDIDPSNRVMKSTEIDPSNRGLKKLKGGDDGSGSQIAPEVGQSSELNVMVGDPFVHRSAVPSGDSRMLSFSGPVDSQERNASSQLRNTTSQGVLASAQKDSDSYSATNNPTSVRVEHSQISPQMAPSWFNRFGTFKNGQMLSMFDAQKNATVNTVEHLYIPSKATDTLCEHKPSEQLNATADSNQIDNIWQRSNSTSVPMEHFSSPQSVALDVADQCLVVVRPKKRKDATSEHLPWHKEVVQGSQSLLSISMAEVEWSQSANRLIDKVGDEAETIDDRLHKLRPKRRLILSTQLMQQLFCPPPLAVLSADASSSYETVAYLVARLALRDACSVIPCSGSDSFVPVDSGNLLSDERKTSERSDDQHLSKVMEDFIGRAKNLEKDFIRLEKGASLVDLRIECQDLEKMSVINRFAKFHGRGQVDGAETSSSSDAGAANGQRPVPQRYVTAVPLPRNLPDRVQCHSL; encoded by the exons ATGACCGGCAACGAAGTTGGAGACAGGGTTCACAATTTCTTTGCTCAAGACAACTTGTCTGAGGGCCAACATCACTCACAGGTTGTTGACGGAAGTTGGCAGGTGGTAGGTAACAATCCATGGGTTGGAAGCAATCGACATATTGGTTTACCAAGTtccaattcaaaaaattatccaCAGCAACCAG CAGATACTGAGAGAGGACATAGCGGTTATTCTTTCCCAGTGTCACATGGCTTGAACCTTACACCATCTACTCAAAGCCAACAGCCAAATTCGAATGGCTATATGTATGGACGTCAGATTTTGCAGACGAGGCAGAATGAAGCAAACTTTTTGGGAGTGGATACAGAATCTGATTGCAATAACATAACATCAAGAGGCTTATCCACCTATAGTTCACTACAGAGGAATGGTCCTGAAGGTTATACAACTGCGATTAGGTCGGAATCATCTGAATCTCCTGTtagttttgacttttttggtagCGAGCAACAGATGAGCGGCAAGCCAACAGGCATGCTGCAATCCTTGCCACAGCAACAGTTTGGGTATGACGAAATGCAACTGATGCAACAGCAGGTTATGATGAGGAAAATGCACGAGTTTCAAAGGCAGCAACAGATTCAGCAAATAGAAGCAAGACAACAGAATTCAATAAATCAGATCCCTTTCATTACTAAGCAGGCTTCTGACAGCCATTCACCTGCTGTAATCAATGGCACTCCCATTTCTTCTATTATGGATGGATCAAATTATTCTCGGGCTACTGAGCCTTCTGCAGGTAACACAAACTGGCTGCAGCGTGGTACTCCGACTATTCAAGGACCTTCCAACGGATTTAAATTTTCCCTTGAGCAAGGCCAGGCACTGAACCTAAAGGGTTTGGTTACTcaacaagttgatcaatctctATATGGGGTTCCTATTTCTAATACAAGAGGTACTTCACACGAATATTCTCATATGCCACCAGACAAGTCTACTATCCAGCAATCGGCCATGTATAAGAATATACTTCCGGATAATCAATATACAGGATTCCCAGATCAGGTAAGCATGCAGGATGGATCTTTGGTTTATAGACAGGGTTTTCACGGTGAAAATATGTTTGGTCATGGCTCTGGTCAAGGTCCCAGTATTGGGATGAATTTTGAGAACCTCCAGAAAGTAAATTCCCTGCAAATAAATGCACCTTCGCAGGAGTTCCATGGGAAGCAGGAGCTAGCTGGTCCATCAGAAACATTGCAGGAAAGAAGAGTAATGCAGGAATCTTCTTCACAAAATGTAGTTGCCCTAGATCCAACTGAAGAAAAGATTTTGTTTGGGGATGATAATATATGGGATGCctttggaagtaatggcaaCGTTGAGGCAGGAGATTTTAATATGTTGAATCCTGCAGGATCTTTGAATGGATTTCCTTCTTTACAAAGTGGGACTTGGAGTGCTCTTATGCAGTCTGCTGTCGCTGAAACTTCGAGCAATGACATAGGGCTTCAGGAAGAGTGGACTGGTCTGAGTTTTCAGAATACTGAAGTACGGGTGGGGAATCGTCAGTCTTTGGCATTTGAAAACAACCCAAAACAGGAAAGAATTTTGGCTGACAACAACTTCGACGTTGCTTCAGCATTGAGTTCAGGATCTGTTCCCCTCTCCAATGATGTCAAGGCAAATGATAGGCATCGGGGTGCCCCAGGATTTCATCAACCTGGACAGAAACTTTCATACGATCATGATGAGAGGTTGCAGATGGATTCTACTCCCAGATCCATTCATCAGTCCGCGGAAGAAAGGAGTAAGTGGTTAAGCCATGGTCCTCTACGACAGCCATCTTCCGAAAGGAATCAGATTTATGGATATGCCACTCATTCTTTAGATGGACAAACAACAGAGAGCACTTCAGGACATTGGGCTCCTCAACAGAGTGTTTCCTTTCATAACTCTGGCCAAACACATGATGAACCCAATTTTCGTGGTGTTGGTGAGTCTGATCCGACTTTGAAAAGTCATGAGAATGAAAACAAAGTACCCCGTCAGTTAGAGGAAATTAGTCATGGGGGTCTTATTAGGAAAGCTGATTCTGGTCCAAATTCAGTTTTTGGATTTGAACATTTTAAGTCTTCCATGGGAAGTCCACAGGTGACTCGCGGGGACTATAATTTGAATAACATGGCCGAGATACCACATTCTACcaatgcaagggccagccaggACACTGACCAACTGCTTCCCCAAAGTCATCACCTCAATTATCATGCTAATTCTTCAATTCAAAGAAGTGAAAGTTCAGGGAAACCCCAGCGTGATTTGAACAAGGGACCTCTGGTTTTGTCGTCCATAGACAGCTCTGATAACAATGCTGTTAAAATGCATGAATCGGAGAACTATGATAGGAAAGGGGATTCTAGCGACAGCCATCCCACAAGCTTACCCCAGCACACCACTACTGGTGGTTTACCTGGAGGCAAGCAAAAGTCATCTGGCCGAAAAGCTCCTGGTCCTCGCAAATTTCAATACCATCCAATGGGAAACTTGGATGAAGATTTAGCACCTTCTTATGGAGTAAAAGAAGCTACCCATTCACAGGTCATGTCCCAGCAGATTCCTCGAGCATCATTCAATCATAACCAAGGGTATTTTGGGCAGTccaatttttttggtcaattcCCTAAGGCTTCTACCAAAGTGGAACAG GGGCATTCACCTGATCTTGAAGGGAAGAGAAGGGGAAGTGATGAGGTACCTCCCAGAGGCACTTTTCCAGCCTTCTCACCTAGTACTTCTGCTCCTTTAGACAGATCTGGTGGCTTATCTGCACCAAATAAGGCTACTCAATCAAG TCAAAATATGCTTGAGCTTCTCCACAAGGTGGATCATCCCCAGGAACATGCCAATTCTGATGGATCCGTGGGTCATCTTTGGCGAAACCAGTCGTCCACTTCTCAGGGTTTTAATTTAGAACTCGCACCTCCATCACAACGGTTGCCTGTCCAAAACCATGCATTGGCTCCTCAGGGCTCCAATCAGGCAGACTGTTCTTTCAGTTCGAATCGCACCTCTCCTGAGAGAAGAGCCAAGGGTCATGCACGGCAGCCTTCCTCATCTGAAGTACAGCCTTTGCCCTCTTCCCATGGAACTTCTCAACAAGAATCCAAGACTAATTTTATTGGTTTTCAAGGCCAGAATGGCAATGAAGCCTCACATTATAGTACGGGGGGGAACGGCTCTTCAGCATTGACCTCTGGTCTTCCTCAATCAAGAAGTCGGcttcaaaatcaacaaatgaTGGGTTCAAGTGGAAAGTTGGCAACAAATCAAACCCATGGTGTAAGTTTTGATCGAGattctttccattttcaacaaacTGACGACGGTACCACTAGAACTCTTACCAGTCAGTCTATGCAAGCATCATTGCCTCACGCCGCTGGTATCACTCCAAATGATAGCACACATTCTCATGAAAGAGTCTCTGCTCCACAAATTTCCATAGGGCGGGCTCCGCCATCCTCCCAGCCTTTTATTGCATCTGGCATTTCTCAACAGAAGGGCTTTCAAAAATTGGTGCCCAATGAATGGACTAATGTTTCTGGCCAGCATCATTCGTTTGGTGTCCAAACTCAAAAGGTTCCTCAGAGTACTTTGCAATCCAGTCAATCAAACTATAATGTTGTACCAACTCAATTAACTCAGCAGGATCAAGAGGATCAAAATGCTGAAGTGGGAGGGAATTACCCATATGGCGACACTGACTTGGCTGAAAAGATGAATGTATCCCAAGGAATAGAATCTGTTGTCAAGAACCCATCTGAGGCATTTCCTTCGAATTCTACTTCCACTATCAGAGATATCGAAGCTTTTGGCCGTTCTTTAAAACCAAATAATCTTCAGCATCAAAGTTACTCCTTACTGCATCAAATGCAGGCCATGAAAAGTACAGATATTGATCCAAGTAATAGGGTCATGAAGAGTACAGAGATTGATCCTAGTAATAGGGGGTTGAAGAAATTGAAAGGAGGAGATGATGGTTCGGGCAGTCAGATAGCTCCTGAGGTCGGGCAGTCAAGTGAGCTCAATGTTATGGTTGGAGATCCGTTTGTCCATCGTAGTGCAGTTCCATCTGGGGACTCTAGAATGCTAAGTTTTTCGGGGCCAGTAGACAGTCAGGAAAGAAATGCTTCTTCTCAACTTAGAAATACAACTTCTCAGGGTGTGCTTGCCTCTGCGCAAAAGGATTCTGATAGTTACTCTGCTACTAACAATCCTACTTCTGTTAGAGTTGAGCATTctcagattagtccccagatgGCACCCTCCTGGTTTAATCGGTTTGGAACCTTTAAAAACGGACAGATGTTGTCAATGTTCGATGCACAAAAAAATGCCACTGTAAATACAGTGGAACACCTGTACATACCCTCGAAGGCTACAGATACTTTGTGTGAACATAAGCCGTCAGAGCAATTAAATGCTACTGCTGATTCGAATCAGATAGATAATATATGGCAGAGGTCAAACTCCACTTCTGTACCAATGGAACATTTTTCTTCCCCCCAGTCAGTGGCCCTGGATGTTGCTGATCAATGTTTGGTTGTTGTGAGACCAAAGAAGCGGAAGGATGCCACATCAGAGCATCTTCCTTGGCATAAAGAGGTGGTACAAGGTTCACAAAGTCTTCTGTCTATAAG caTGGCAGAAGTTGAATGGTCCCAGTCAGCAAACCGGCTAATTGACAAG GTGGGAGATGAAGCAGAAACGATTGACGATCGACTGCACAAGCTTAGACCTAAGAGACGGCTTATCTTGTCAACACAGCTAATGCAGCAATTGTTCTGCCCTCCCCCTTTAGCTGTTCTCTCTGCAGATGCTAGTTCATCTTATGAGACAGTGGCTTACCTGGTTGCTAGACTGGCTCTAAGGGATGCATGCAGCGTAATCCCTTGCTCAGGAAGTGATTCCTTTGTGCCGGTTGACAGTGGAAATCT CTTGTCTGATGAGCGTAAAACATCCGAGAGATCTGATGATCAGCATCTTTCGAAAGTTATGGAAGACTTTATCGGTAGAGCAAAAAATCTAGAGAAAGATTTTATCAG GTTGGAAAAGGGAGCATCACTTGTAGACTTAAGAATTGAATGCCAAGATCTGGAGAAGATGTCTGTCATCAATCGGTTTGCTAAATTCCATGGTCGTGGGCAAGTTGATGGGGCCGAGACCTCGTCGTCCTCTGATGCTGGTGCTGCAAATGGTCAAAGACCCGTCCCCCAGAGATATGTTACTGCTGTTCCATTGCCTAGGAATCTCCCTGATAGGGTACAATGTCATTCACTTTga
- the LOC131311369 gene encoding uncharacterized protein LOC131311369 isoform X2 yields MTGNEVGDRVHNFFAQDNLSEGQHHSQVVDGSWQVVGNNPWVGSNRHIGLPSSNSKNYPQQPDTERGHSGYSFPVSHGLNLTPSTQSQQPNSNGYMYGRQILQTRQNEANFLGVDTESDCNNITSRGLSTYSSLQRNGPEGYTTAIRSESSESPVSFDFFGSEQQMSGKPTGMLQSLPQQQFGYDEMQLMQQQVMMRKMHEFQRQQQIQQIEARQQNSINQIPFITKQASDSHSPAVINGTPISSIMDGSNYSRATEPSAGNTNWLQRGTPTIQGPSNGFKFSLEQGQALNLKGLVTQQVDQSLYGVPISNTRGTSHEYSHMPPDKSTIQQSAMYKNILPDNQYTGFPDQVSMQDGSLVYRQGFHGENMFGHGSGQGPSIGMNFENLQKVNSLQINAPSQEFHGKQELAGPSETLQERRVMQESSSQNVVALDPTEEKILFGDDNIWDAFGSNGNVEAGDFNMLNPAGSLNGFPSLQSGTWSALMQSAVAETSSNDIGLQEEWTGLSFQNTEVRVGNRQSLAFENNPKQERILADNNFDVASALSSGSVPLSNDVKANDRHRGAPGFHQPGQKLSYDHDERLQMDSTPRSIHQSAEERSKWLSHGPLRQPSSERNQIYGYATHSLDGQTTESTSGHWAPQQSVSFHNSGQTHDEPNFRGVGESDPTLKSHENENKVPRQLEEISHGGLIRKADSGPNSVFGFEHFKSSMGSPQVTRGDYNLNNMAEIPHSTNARASQDTDQLLPQSHHLNYHANSSIQRSESSGKPQRDLNKGPLVLSSIDSSDNNAVKMHESENYDRKGDSSDSHPTSLPQHTTTGGLPGGKQKSSGRKAPGPRKFQYHPMGNLDEDLAPSYGVKEATHSQVMSQQIPRASFNHNQGYFGQSNFFGQFPKASTKVEQGHSPDLEGKRRGSDEVPPRGTFPAFSPSTSAPLDRSGGLSAPNKATQSSQNMLELLHKVDHPQEHANSDGSVGHLWRNQSSTSQGFNLELAPPSQRLPVQNHALAPQGSNQADCSFSSNRTSPERRAKGHARQPSSSEVQPLPSSHGTSQQESKTNFIGFQGQNGNEASHYSTGGNGSSALTSGLPQSRSRLQNQQMMGSSGKLATNQTHGVSFDRDSFHFQQTDDGTTRTLTSQSMQASLPHAAGITPNDSTHSHERVSAPQISIGRAPPSSQPFIASGISQQKGFQKLVPNEWTNVSGQHHSFGVQTQKVPQSTLQSSQSNYNVVPTQLTQQDQEDQNAEVGGNYPYGDTDLAEKMNVSQGIESVVKNPSEAFPSNSTSTIRDIEAFGRSLKPNNLQHQSYSLLHQMQAMKSTDIDPSNRVMKSTEIDPSNRGLKKLKGGDDGSGSQIAPEVGQSSELNVMVGDPFVHRSAVPSGDSRMLSFSGPVDSQERNASSQLRNTTSQGVLASAQKDSDSYSATNNPTSVRVEHSQISPQMAPSWFNRFGTFKNGQMLSMFDAQKNATVNTVEHLYIPSKATDTLCEHKPSEQLNATADSNQIDNIWQRSNSTSVPMEHFSSPQSVALDVADQCLVVVRPKKRKDATSEHLPWHKEVVQGSQSLLSISMAEVEWSQSANRLIDKVGDEAETIDDRLHKLRPKRRLILSTQLMQQLFCPPPLAVLSADASSSYETVAYLVARLALRDACSVIPCSGSDSFVPVDSGNLLSDERKTSERSDDQHLSKVMEDFIGRAKNLEKDFIRLEKGASLVDLRIECQDLEKMSVINRFAKFHGRGQVDGAETSSSSDAGAANGQRPVPQRYVTAVPLPRNLPDRVQCHSL; encoded by the exons ATGACCGGCAACGAAGTTGGAGACAGGGTTCACAATTTCTTTGCTCAAGACAACTTGTCTGAGGGCCAACATCACTCACAGGTTGTTGACGGAAGTTGGCAGGTGGTAGGTAACAATCCATGGGTTGGAAGCAATCGACATATTGGTTTACCAAGTtccaattcaaaaaattatccaCAGCAACCAG ATACTGAGAGAGGACATAGCGGTTATTCTTTCCCAGTGTCACATGGCTTGAACCTTACACCATCTACTCAAAGCCAACAGCCAAATTCGAATGGCTATATGTATGGACGTCAGATTTTGCAGACGAGGCAGAATGAAGCAAACTTTTTGGGAGTGGATACAGAATCTGATTGCAATAACATAACATCAAGAGGCTTATCCACCTATAGTTCACTACAGAGGAATGGTCCTGAAGGTTATACAACTGCGATTAGGTCGGAATCATCTGAATCTCCTGTtagttttgacttttttggtagCGAGCAACAGATGAGCGGCAAGCCAACAGGCATGCTGCAATCCTTGCCACAGCAACAGTTTGGGTATGACGAAATGCAACTGATGCAACAGCAGGTTATGATGAGGAAAATGCACGAGTTTCAAAGGCAGCAACAGATTCAGCAAATAGAAGCAAGACAACAGAATTCAATAAATCAGATCCCTTTCATTACTAAGCAGGCTTCTGACAGCCATTCACCTGCTGTAATCAATGGCACTCCCATTTCTTCTATTATGGATGGATCAAATTATTCTCGGGCTACTGAGCCTTCTGCAGGTAACACAAACTGGCTGCAGCGTGGTACTCCGACTATTCAAGGACCTTCCAACGGATTTAAATTTTCCCTTGAGCAAGGCCAGGCACTGAACCTAAAGGGTTTGGTTACTcaacaagttgatcaatctctATATGGGGTTCCTATTTCTAATACAAGAGGTACTTCACACGAATATTCTCATATGCCACCAGACAAGTCTACTATCCAGCAATCGGCCATGTATAAGAATATACTTCCGGATAATCAATATACAGGATTCCCAGATCAGGTAAGCATGCAGGATGGATCTTTGGTTTATAGACAGGGTTTTCACGGTGAAAATATGTTTGGTCATGGCTCTGGTCAAGGTCCCAGTATTGGGATGAATTTTGAGAACCTCCAGAAAGTAAATTCCCTGCAAATAAATGCACCTTCGCAGGAGTTCCATGGGAAGCAGGAGCTAGCTGGTCCATCAGAAACATTGCAGGAAAGAAGAGTAATGCAGGAATCTTCTTCACAAAATGTAGTTGCCCTAGATCCAACTGAAGAAAAGATTTTGTTTGGGGATGATAATATATGGGATGCctttggaagtaatggcaaCGTTGAGGCAGGAGATTTTAATATGTTGAATCCTGCAGGATCTTTGAATGGATTTCCTTCTTTACAAAGTGGGACTTGGAGTGCTCTTATGCAGTCTGCTGTCGCTGAAACTTCGAGCAATGACATAGGGCTTCAGGAAGAGTGGACTGGTCTGAGTTTTCAGAATACTGAAGTACGGGTGGGGAATCGTCAGTCTTTGGCATTTGAAAACAACCCAAAACAGGAAAGAATTTTGGCTGACAACAACTTCGACGTTGCTTCAGCATTGAGTTCAGGATCTGTTCCCCTCTCCAATGATGTCAAGGCAAATGATAGGCATCGGGGTGCCCCAGGATTTCATCAACCTGGACAGAAACTTTCATACGATCATGATGAGAGGTTGCAGATGGATTCTACTCCCAGATCCATTCATCAGTCCGCGGAAGAAAGGAGTAAGTGGTTAAGCCATGGTCCTCTACGACAGCCATCTTCCGAAAGGAATCAGATTTATGGATATGCCACTCATTCTTTAGATGGACAAACAACAGAGAGCACTTCAGGACATTGGGCTCCTCAACAGAGTGTTTCCTTTCATAACTCTGGCCAAACACATGATGAACCCAATTTTCGTGGTGTTGGTGAGTCTGATCCGACTTTGAAAAGTCATGAGAATGAAAACAAAGTACCCCGTCAGTTAGAGGAAATTAGTCATGGGGGTCTTATTAGGAAAGCTGATTCTGGTCCAAATTCAGTTTTTGGATTTGAACATTTTAAGTCTTCCATGGGAAGTCCACAGGTGACTCGCGGGGACTATAATTTGAATAACATGGCCGAGATACCACATTCTACcaatgcaagggccagccaggACACTGACCAACTGCTTCCCCAAAGTCATCACCTCAATTATCATGCTAATTCTTCAATTCAAAGAAGTGAAAGTTCAGGGAAACCCCAGCGTGATTTGAACAAGGGACCTCTGGTTTTGTCGTCCATAGACAGCTCTGATAACAATGCTGTTAAAATGCATGAATCGGAGAACTATGATAGGAAAGGGGATTCTAGCGACAGCCATCCCACAAGCTTACCCCAGCACACCACTACTGGTGGTTTACCTGGAGGCAAGCAAAAGTCATCTGGCCGAAAAGCTCCTGGTCCTCGCAAATTTCAATACCATCCAATGGGAAACTTGGATGAAGATTTAGCACCTTCTTATGGAGTAAAAGAAGCTACCCATTCACAGGTCATGTCCCAGCAGATTCCTCGAGCATCATTCAATCATAACCAAGGGTATTTTGGGCAGTccaatttttttggtcaattcCCTAAGGCTTCTACCAAAGTGGAACAG GGGCATTCACCTGATCTTGAAGGGAAGAGAAGGGGAAGTGATGAGGTACCTCCCAGAGGCACTTTTCCAGCCTTCTCACCTAGTACTTCTGCTCCTTTAGACAGATCTGGTGGCTTATCTGCACCAAATAAGGCTACTCAATCAAG TCAAAATATGCTTGAGCTTCTCCACAAGGTGGATCATCCCCAGGAACATGCCAATTCTGATGGATCCGTGGGTCATCTTTGGCGAAACCAGTCGTCCACTTCTCAGGGTTTTAATTTAGAACTCGCACCTCCATCACAACGGTTGCCTGTCCAAAACCATGCATTGGCTCCTCAGGGCTCCAATCAGGCAGACTGTTCTTTCAGTTCGAATCGCACCTCTCCTGAGAGAAGAGCCAAGGGTCATGCACGGCAGCCTTCCTCATCTGAAGTACAGCCTTTGCCCTCTTCCCATGGAACTTCTCAACAAGAATCCAAGACTAATTTTATTGGTTTTCAAGGCCAGAATGGCAATGAAGCCTCACATTATAGTACGGGGGGGAACGGCTCTTCAGCATTGACCTCTGGTCTTCCTCAATCAAGAAGTCGGcttcaaaatcaacaaatgaTGGGTTCAAGTGGAAAGTTGGCAACAAATCAAACCCATGGTGTAAGTTTTGATCGAGattctttccattttcaacaaacTGACGACGGTACCACTAGAACTCTTACCAGTCAGTCTATGCAAGCATCATTGCCTCACGCCGCTGGTATCACTCCAAATGATAGCACACATTCTCATGAAAGAGTCTCTGCTCCACAAATTTCCATAGGGCGGGCTCCGCCATCCTCCCAGCCTTTTATTGCATCTGGCATTTCTCAACAGAAGGGCTTTCAAAAATTGGTGCCCAATGAATGGACTAATGTTTCTGGCCAGCATCATTCGTTTGGTGTCCAAACTCAAAAGGTTCCTCAGAGTACTTTGCAATCCAGTCAATCAAACTATAATGTTGTACCAACTCAATTAACTCAGCAGGATCAAGAGGATCAAAATGCTGAAGTGGGAGGGAATTACCCATATGGCGACACTGACTTGGCTGAAAAGATGAATGTATCCCAAGGAATAGAATCTGTTGTCAAGAACCCATCTGAGGCATTTCCTTCGAATTCTACTTCCACTATCAGAGATATCGAAGCTTTTGGCCGTTCTTTAAAACCAAATAATCTTCAGCATCAAAGTTACTCCTTACTGCATCAAATGCAGGCCATGAAAAGTACAGATATTGATCCAAGTAATAGGGTCATGAAGAGTACAGAGATTGATCCTAGTAATAGGGGGTTGAAGAAATTGAAAGGAGGAGATGATGGTTCGGGCAGTCAGATAGCTCCTGAGGTCGGGCAGTCAAGTGAGCTCAATGTTATGGTTGGAGATCCGTTTGTCCATCGTAGTGCAGTTCCATCTGGGGACTCTAGAATGCTAAGTTTTTCGGGGCCAGTAGACAGTCAGGAAAGAAATGCTTCTTCTCAACTTAGAAATACAACTTCTCAGGGTGTGCTTGCCTCTGCGCAAAAGGATTCTGATAGTTACTCTGCTACTAACAATCCTACTTCTGTTAGAGTTGAGCATTctcagattagtccccagatgGCACCCTCCTGGTTTAATCGGTTTGGAACCTTTAAAAACGGACAGATGTTGTCAATGTTCGATGCACAAAAAAATGCCACTGTAAATACAGTGGAACACCTGTACATACCCTCGAAGGCTACAGATACTTTGTGTGAACATAAGCCGTCAGAGCAATTAAATGCTACTGCTGATTCGAATCAGATAGATAATATATGGCAGAGGTCAAACTCCACTTCTGTACCAATGGAACATTTTTCTTCCCCCCAGTCAGTGGCCCTGGATGTTGCTGATCAATGTTTGGTTGTTGTGAGACCAAAGAAGCGGAAGGATGCCACATCAGAGCATCTTCCTTGGCATAAAGAGGTGGTACAAGGTTCACAAAGTCTTCTGTCTATAAG caTGGCAGAAGTTGAATGGTCCCAGTCAGCAAACCGGCTAATTGACAAG GTGGGAGATGAAGCAGAAACGATTGACGATCGACTGCACAAGCTTAGACCTAAGAGACGGCTTATCTTGTCAACACAGCTAATGCAGCAATTGTTCTGCCCTCCCCCTTTAGCTGTTCTCTCTGCAGATGCTAGTTCATCTTATGAGACAGTGGCTTACCTGGTTGCTAGACTGGCTCTAAGGGATGCATGCAGCGTAATCCCTTGCTCAGGAAGTGATTCCTTTGTGCCGGTTGACAGTGGAAATCT CTTGTCTGATGAGCGTAAAACATCCGAGAGATCTGATGATCAGCATCTTTCGAAAGTTATGGAAGACTTTATCGGTAGAGCAAAAAATCTAGAGAAAGATTTTATCAG GTTGGAAAAGGGAGCATCACTTGTAGACTTAAGAATTGAATGCCAAGATCTGGAGAAGATGTCTGTCATCAATCGGTTTGCTAAATTCCATGGTCGTGGGCAAGTTGATGGGGCCGAGACCTCGTCGTCCTCTGATGCTGGTGCTGCAAATGGTCAAAGACCCGTCCCCCAGAGATATGTTACTGCTGTTCCATTGCCTAGGAATCTCCCTGATAGGGTACAATGTCATTCACTTTga